A region of Arabidopsis thaliana chromosome 5, partial sequence DNA encodes the following proteins:
- the GAMMA CAL1 gene encoding gamma carbonic anhydrase like 1 (gamma carbonic anhydrase like 1 (GAMMA CAL1); FUNCTIONS IN: carbonate dehydratase activity; INVOLVED IN: response to salt stress, photorespiration; LOCATED IN: mitochondrion, mitochondrial membrane, mitochondrial respiratory chain complex I, respiratory chain complex I, membrane; EXPRESSED IN: 24 plant structures; EXPRESSED DURING: 15 growth stages; CONTAINS InterPro DOMAIN/s: Trimeric LpxA-like (InterPro:IPR011004); BEST Arabidopsis thaliana protein match is: gamma carbonic anhydrase-like 2 (TAIR:AT3G48680.1); Has 6342 Blast hits to 6315 proteins in 1761 species: Archae - 154; Bacteria - 4172; Metazoa - 13; Fungi - 12; Plants - 165; Viruses - 0; Other Eukaryotes - 1826 (source: NCBI BLink).) produces the protein MATSIARLSRRGVTSNLIRRCFAAEAALARKTELPKPQFTVSPSTDRVKWDYRGQRQIIPLGQWLPKVAVDAYVAPNVVLAGQVTVWDGSSVWNGAVLRGDLNKITVGFCSNVQERCVVHAAWSSPTGLPAATIIDRYVTVGAYSLLRSCTIEPECIIGQHSILMEGSLVETRSILEAGSVVPPGRRIPSGELWGGNPARFIRTLTNEETLEIPKLAVAINHLSGDYFSEFLPYSTVYLEVEKFKKSLGIAV, from the exons ATGGCGACTTCGATAGCTCGATTGTCTCGGAGAGGAGTCACTTCTAACCTGATCCGTCGTTGCTTCGCTGCGGAAGCGGCGTTGGCGAGGAAGACAGAGTTACCTAAACCGCAATTCACGGTGTCGCCGTCGACGGATCGTGTGAAATGGGACTACAGAGGCCAACGACAGATCATTCCTTTGGGACAGTGGCTTCCGAAGGTAGCCGTTGATGCTTACGTGGCACCCAACGTTGTGCTGGCTGGTCAGGTCACAGTCTGGGACGGCTCGTCTGTTTGGAACGGTGCCGTTTTGCGCGGCGATCTCAACAAAATCACTGTTGGATTCTGCTCGAATGTACAGGAACGGTGTGTTGTTCATGCCGCCTGGTCTTCCCCAACAG gATTACCAGCAGCGACAATAATCGACAGGTATGTGACAGTAGGTGCCTACAGTCTTCTGAGATCATGTACCATCGAACCAGAGTGCATCATCGGTCAACACTCAATACTAATGGAAGGCTCACTGGTTGAGACCCGGTCAATCTTGGAAGCGGGTTCAGTTGTGCCGCCAGGAAGAAGGATCCCATCAGGTGAACTATGGGGAGGCAATCCAGCAAGATTCATTAGAACCCTAACCAACGAAGAAACCCTAGAGATCCCAAAACTCGCTGTAGCCATCAACCACTTAAGCGGAGATTACTTCTCTGAGTTCCTACCTTACTCAACTGTCTACTTAGAGGTAGAGAAGTTCAAGAAGTCCCTTGGGATCGCCGTTTAG
- the GAMMA CAL1 gene encoding gamma carbonic anhydrase like 1 (gamma carbonic anhydrase like 1 (GAMMA CAL1); CONTAINS InterPro DOMAIN/s: Trimeric LpxA-like (InterPro:IPR011004); BEST Arabidopsis thaliana protein match is: gamma carbonic anhydrase-like 2 (TAIR:AT3G48680.1).), which yields MATSIARLSRRGVTSNLIRRCFAAEAALARKTELPKPQFTVSPSTDRVKWDYRGQRQIIPLGQWLPKVAVDAYVAPNVVLAGQVTVWDGSSVWNGAVLRGDLNKITVGFCSNVQERCVVHAAWSSPTVGCNGDKAVSHGCELVFAPRFRQGKFSRLPAATIIDRYVTVGAYSLLRSCTIEPECIIGQHSILMEGSLVETRSILEAGSVVPPGRRIPSGELWGGNPARFIRTLTNEETLEIPKLAVAINHLSGDYFSEFLPYSTVYLEVEKFKKSLGIAV from the exons ATGGCGACTTCGATAGCTCGATTGTCTCGGAGAGGAGTCACTTCTAACCTGATCCGTCGTTGCTTCGCTGCGGAAGCGGCGTTGGCGAGGAAGACAGAGTTACCTAAACCGCAATTCACGGTGTCGCCGTCGACGGATCGTGTGAAATGGGACTACAGAGGCCAACGACAGATCATTCCTTTGGGACAGTGGCTTCCGAAGGTAGCCGTTGATGCTTACGTGGCACCCAACGTTGTGCTGGCTGGTCAGGTCACAGTCTGGGACGGCTCGTCTGTTTGGAACGGTGCCGTTTTGCGCGGCGATCTCAACAAAATCACTGTTGGATTCTGCTCGAATGTACAGGAACGGTGTGTTGTTCATGCCGCCTGGTCTTCCCCAACAG TGGGATGCAATGGTGATAAAGCTGTATCACATGGATGTGAACTTGTTTTTGCTCCAAGGTTTAGACAAGGGAAGTTTTCaa gATTACCAGCAGCGACAATAATCGACAGGTATGTGACAGTAGGTGCCTACAGTCTTCTGAGATCATGTACCATCGAACCAGAGTGCATCATCGGTCAACACTCAATACTAATGGAAGGCTCACTGGTTGAGACCCGGTCAATCTTGGAAGCGGGTTCAGTTGTGCCGCCAGGAAGAAGGATCCCATCAGGTGAACTATGGGGAGGCAATCCAGCAAGATTCATTAGAACCCTAACCAACGAAGAAACCCTAGAGATCCCAAAACTCGCTGTAGCCATCAACCACTTAAGCGGAGATTACTTCTCTGAGTTCCTACCTTACTCAACTGTCTACTTAGAGGTAGAGAAGTTCAAGAAGTCCCTTGGGATCGCCGTTTAG
- a CDS encoding F-box/LRR protein (CONTAINS InterPro DOMAIN/s: F-box domain, Skp2-like (InterPro:IPR022364), FIST C domain (InterPro:IPR019494), FIST domain, N-terminal (InterPro:IPR013702); Has 137 Blast hits to 137 proteins in 56 species: Archae - 0; Bacteria - 88; Metazoa - 6; Fungi - 0; Plants - 32; Viruses - 0; Other Eukaryotes - 11 (source: NCBI BLink).), producing the protein MAEVSLTKKEMTTKGKSENSKKMKTDMADMVPIAAMNEDLLHNILLRLPAKSFAFASCVNRFWSSVCNRILSRPKMISAFSRNPDQLRAGEEVLDKVLSEPIRPQFVIANITCGNMEETLTLITERVGSRVPIIVSVVTGILGKEACNDKAGEVRLHSTSDDELFDVANFAILLTIGYLPGMKVDIIPVIQAKGESGAEMEDKFVMDIRNYMSMVSGHAAAPACLILFAEDTHATEPVLHKLDYAMPAETVIVGGQIGEFLHKRGNEPRNVQLQKDDIRVLAGLIFARDRHRPAQAERIQFDTAISNGMSSVDLRYKAANVNVSLGPSCPSTLLTAKRRGEAEVLDGDQILDDIDNILENYIWENDSYLGVIKRRKYSIGLEEKPKIMSSLVFHQVNGSDDQDLLVDGAGIKTGDQFQVYLPDLKVAEAALNDVSAQLRNLKSKPNKPEVVGGFAFVGSCRGDSFFGCPNADSSPFLENFPELPFGGIFCDGEIGRSLILEEGEEKKEVSIQRFLHVYSSVYLIVSYTS; encoded by the exons ATGGCGGAAGTGTCTCTGACAAAGAAGGAGATGACGACAAAGGGAAAGAGCGAGAActcaaagaagatgaagacagATATGGCTGATATGGTTCCAATCGCCGCCATGAACGAAGACCTTCTCCACAACATTCTCTTGAGATTGCCGGCAAAATCGTTTGCTTTCGCTTCATGTGTTAACCGATTCTGGAGCAGCGTCTGCAATCGAATTCTCTCTCGCCCCAAAATGATATCTGCTTTCTCTCGTAATCCTGATCAACTT AGAGCTGGAGAAGAAGTACTTGATAAGGTTTTGTCTGAGCCAATTCGACCACAGTTTGTGATCGCAAACATTACATGTGGGAACATGGAAGAAACTTTGACACTG ATAACAGAAAGAGTGGGATCAAGGGTTCCTATCATTGTATCTGTTGTTACTGGAATCTTAGGAAAGGAAGCATGCAATGACAAGGCTGGAGag GTCAGACTGCATTCCAcaagtgatgatgaattgTTCGATGTTGCAAATTTTGCTATACTGTTGACGATTGGCTACTTACCAGGAATGAAAGTCGACATTATTCCTGTAATTCAGGCTAAAGGG gaatCTGGAGCAGAAATGGAAGACAAATTTGTGATGGATATTAGAAATTATATGTCCATGGTTTCAGGTCATGCTGCTGCACCAGCATGTCTTATACTCTTTGCG GAGGATACTCATGCCACAGAACCTGTTCTTCACAAACTGG ATTATGCCATGCCTGCTGAGACTGTTATTGTGGGTGGTCAAATTGGCGAGTTTTTACATAAACGTGGTAATGAACCAAGAAATGTTCAGTTGCAGAAAGATGATATCAGAGTTCTCGCTGGCTTAATATTTGCAAGAGATAGACACAGACCTGCTC AGGCTGAAAGAATTCAGTTTGACACTGCAATATCAAATGGAATGTCATCGGTTGATCTGAGGTACAAGGCGGCTAATGTCAATGTTAGCCTCGGCCCTAGTTGTCCTTCGACGCTTCTGACTGccaaaagaagaggagaagcaGAGGTTCTTGATGGCGATCAAATTCTAGATGACATAGATAATATT CTAGAAAACTATATCTGGGAGAATGATTCATACCTCGGAGTAATAAAACGTAGAAAATACTCAATTGGTTTGGAGGAGAAGCCAAAAATCATGTCCTCCCTTGTATTTCATCAAGTGAATGG ATCTGACGATCAGGATCTTTTAGTTGATGGTGCCGGAATCAAAACCGGCGACCAATTCCAAGTATACCTCCCTGATCTCAAAGTGGCTGAAGCAGCACTAAATGATGTTTCTGCTCAACTTAGAAATCTCAAGTCTAAGCCGAATAAACCGGAAGTCGTTGGAGGTTTTGCTTTCGTCGGTAGCTGTCGCGGTGATTCCTTCTTTGGTTGTCCAAACGCAGACAGCTCACCGTTTTTAGAGAACTTCCCGGAGTTACCGTTTGGCGGTATATTCTGCGATGGTGAAATCGGACGCAGCTTAATCTTGGAGGAGGgagaggaaaagaaagaagtgaGCATCCAAAGATTTCTTCACGTTTATAGTTCGGTATATCTTATTGTCTCGTATACATCTTAA